One bacterium genomic window, AAGCTATGGGATGCAAATAGGACAACCCAAGATGTCTTAATCCAAATGAACACTGGCGGCGGCAAGACACTGGTTGGATTGCTTATAGCCCAGTCCCTCGTGAATGAGCAGAAAGGTAGAGTTCTGTATCTATGCCCAAACAATCAACTGATTGAGCAAACTACAGGCGCGCACTAGAAATTGGTCTAGCGCACTCAAGTTACTATAGCGGGCAGTGGCAAAACCAGACAGCTTATCATTCCGGCTCGAACTTCTGCATAACTAATTACGCCGCCGCATTCAACGGTAAGACAATTTTCGAAACGAAGACTTGGATGCAGGTGTCTTTGACGATGCTCATGTTGCAAAGAACGTCATTC contains:
- a CDS encoding DEAD/DEAH box helicase family protein encodes the protein MFERLTLRGSIKNIWEPQAEALKLWDANRTTQDVLIQMNTGGGKTLVGLLIAQSLVNEQKGRVLYLCPNNQLIEQTTGAH